The following proteins are encoded in a genomic region of Aquella oligotrophica:
- the mlaD gene encoding outer membrane lipid asymmetry maintenance protein MlaD: protein MKRSMIDFWVGIFVLIGIASMVFLSLKVANITSFGSTNNSSYTLYANFSNIGSLKSGAPVKISGFTVGRVTAIGLNSKTYQAQVVMSIDNNYHFSSDSSAQILTTGLLGEQYVGIQSGADDTMLKNNDTITLTSSAMVLEQLIEKFMTK, encoded by the coding sequence ATGAAACGTAGCATGATTGATTTTTGGGTTGGTATTTTCGTTCTAATTGGCATAGCTAGCATGGTATTTTTATCATTAAAAGTAGCAAATATAACCTCCTTTGGTAGTACCAATAATAGTAGTTATACTCTTTATGCAAATTTTAGCAACATAGGTTCACTAAAAAGTGGAGCTCCAGTAAAGATATCTGGCTTCACGGTTGGAAGAGTAACAGCTATTGGACTCAATTCTAAAACTTACCAAGCTCAGGTAGTTATGAGCATCGATAACAACTATCATTTTTCAAGTGATAGCTCTGCCCAAATTCTTACTACAGGCTTATTAGGGGAACAATATGTTGGGATACAATCCGGAGCGGATGACACCATGCTCAAAAATAATGATACAATTACGCTTACCTCTTCAGCAATGGTATTAGAACAGTTAATCGAAAAATTCATGACTAAATAA
- the mlaE gene encoding lipid asymmetry maintenance ABC transporter permease subunit MlaE, which translates to MKNLRKFVEKIGSPFSSFIFMLGELGKLLGMIILGLGYAIKRPYLIIKEVFFSGVLSILIIAVSGWFVGMVLGLQGYNTLQRFGSVSVLGSLVALALLRELGPVLSAILFASRAGSGITAEIGLMKATEQLDAMDVMAVNPIKRVIAPKFIGGIIAVPLLTALFDSSGILGGHFVGVTLLQLDKGTFWSQMQGSVSLHDDVINGLIKAAIFGVVVSLISVYQGLQAKPTAEGVSSATTRTVVHSALAVLALDFVLTAFMF; encoded by the coding sequence ATGAAGAATCTTAGAAAGTTTGTCGAAAAAATTGGGAGCCCATTTAGCTCCTTTATTTTCATGCTTGGCGAACTAGGTAAATTACTTGGCATGATTATCTTGGGCTTAGGCTATGCAATCAAACGTCCATACTTGATCATTAAAGAAGTTTTTTTTAGTGGCGTATTATCCATCCTGATTATTGCCGTATCAGGCTGGTTTGTTGGAATGGTTTTAGGCTTACAGGGATATAATACTTTACAAAGGTTTGGCTCTGTTAGCGTACTTGGTTCGCTTGTTGCACTAGCACTATTGCGTGAACTTGGCCCGGTCTTAAGTGCAATTTTATTCGCATCACGTGCTGGTTCAGGAATTACGGCCGAAATTGGCTTAATGAAAGCAACCGAACAGCTTGATGCCATGGATGTAATGGCAGTTAATCCAATCAAACGGGTAATAGCTCCCAAATTCATTGGTGGGATTATCGCAGTTCCTTTACTAACAGCCCTATTTGATAGTAGCGGCATCCTCGGTGGACATTTTGTTGGGGTTACATTACTGCAACTTGATAAGGGCACTTTCTGGTCACAAATGCAGGGTAGCGTATCACTTCATGATGATGTAATTAATGGATTGATCAAAGCCGCTATCTTTGGAGTAGTAGTCAGTTTAATCTCGGTATATCAGGGGTTACAAGCTAAGCCAACTGCTGAAGGTGTTTCATCAGCAACCACACGTACAGTTGTTCATTCTGCACTTGCGGTACTGGCACTTGATTTTGTATTAACTGCATTTATGTTTTGA
- a CDS encoding ABC transporter ATP-binding protein, with protein MKNNLVSLSDVSFAYSEDKPILKSVNLDIEQGKITAIMGGSGSGKTTVLRLISGQITANSGTSRVFGQDMANLPKKDVLKLRQKLGMLFQFGALFTDMTVAENVAFPLIENTDLPTSIIHKMVAMKLEAVGLTGTQEMAPNELSGGMARRVALARAIALDPELMLYDEPFTGLDPISLNITAMLIKKLNDNLGQTAVLVSHDIEATMKIADYVYFMANGEIIDHGTPIEVANTTNPAVRQFIRGELGGSFSYKYPAKNGYEYYLGRN; from the coding sequence ATGAAAAATAATTTAGTCAGTCTTTCTGACGTATCCTTTGCTTACAGCGAAGATAAACCAATTTTAAAGTCGGTTAACCTTGATATTGAACAGGGGAAAATTACCGCTATTATGGGCGGTAGTGGTAGCGGAAAAACTACAGTTTTACGCCTAATCTCTGGACAGATTACCGCCAACTCAGGAACGAGTCGTGTATTTGGTCAAGACATGGCTAACCTACCAAAGAAAGATGTCTTAAAATTACGCCAAAAGCTTGGAATGCTGTTTCAATTTGGTGCACTTTTTACCGATATGACTGTGGCAGAAAATGTAGCATTTCCTCTTATAGAGAACACTGATTTACCCACCAGCATCATTCATAAAATGGTGGCAATGAAACTAGAAGCAGTTGGTTTAACCGGAACACAGGAAATGGCTCCAAATGAGCTTTCTGGAGGAATGGCACGTAGAGTTGCCCTAGCCCGAGCAATAGCACTGGATCCGGAACTTATGCTTTATGATGAACCATTTACGGGACTAGATCCAATTTCATTAAATATCACGGCAATGCTAATAAAAAAGCTAAATGATAATCTTGGGCAAACCGCTGTTTTAGTAAGCCATGATATAGAGGCAACTATGAAAATTGCTGACTACGTATATTTTATGGCAAATGGAGAAATTATCGACCACGGGACTCCGATTGAGGTTGCAAATACGACTAATCCGGCCGTTAGACAATTTATTCGCGGTGAGTTAGGTGGTTCATTCTCATATAAATATCCAGCCAAAAACGGCTATGAATATTATCTTGGCAGAAATTAA
- the ubiA gene encoding 4-hydroxybenzoate octaprenyltransferase, translating into MLNDILKNPYLRLIRFDKPIGTLLLLWPTLWGLWVAYGGIPPLKVLMTFVVGVFLTRAAGCAINDAADSEFDSHVKRTISRPVASGELTRLQAIVATGVLSLMAFILAAICLQGKTLLWSIPALLIFITYPFFKRFFPIPQLYLSFAFSFGIPMAFIESGMGLTLATLMIFVANCFWVLAYDTIYALVDLDDDLQIGIKTSAITFGKYVILAIMLCYFGFYVLLLLLAMKFDYGFCYLFSTLLVLIMIAYVYREIKGFDRQRCFKAFLFNNYIGMVVFIGIFLEYLSFK; encoded by the coding sequence ATGTTAAATGATATATTAAAAAACCCATATTTACGTTTGATTCGTTTTGATAAACCAATCGGAACCTTATTATTGCTTTGGCCAACACTGTGGGGGCTTTGGGTTGCATATGGTGGGATTCCGCCATTAAAGGTGCTGATGACGTTTGTTGTGGGTGTTTTTCTTACTCGGGCTGCAGGCTGTGCGATTAATGATGCTGCCGATTCTGAGTTTGATAGTCATGTGAAAAGAACTATTTCGCGACCTGTTGCTAGTGGTGAACTAACCAGATTACAAGCCATTGTTGCAACTGGAGTTCTTAGTTTGATGGCATTTATTCTCGCTGCAATTTGTCTTCAAGGTAAGACTCTTCTTTGGTCTATTCCTGCGTTATTAATATTTATCACTTATCCCTTCTTTAAACGCTTTTTTCCTATTCCGCAGCTGTATCTTTCATTTGCTTTCAGTTTTGGTATTCCTATGGCTTTTATCGAGTCTGGGATGGGGCTAACTTTAGCCACACTAATGATTTTTGTCGCTAATTGCTTTTGGGTTCTTGCTTATGATACCATTTATGCATTGGTAGATCTTGATGATGATCTACAAATTGGGATTAAAACTTCTGCTATTACCTTTGGTAAGTATGTAATTCTGGCAATTATGCTTTGTTACTTTGGGTTTTATGTTTTGCTTTTACTTTTGGCGATGAAATTTGACTATGGATTTTGCTACCTATTTTCAACTTTACTCGTTCTAATAATGATAGCCTATGTTTATCGCGAAATAAAAGGATTCGATCGACAAAGGTGTTTTAAGGCTTTTCTTTTTAATAATTACATCGGGATGGTAGTTTTTATCGGAATCTTTCTTGAGTATTTGAGCTTCAAATGA
- the uvrC gene encoding excinuclease ABC subunit UvrC codes for MILNVTADTSFLKQLPNAPGVYRFFASDGTLLYVGKATSLFKRVRSYFRRDNSISPRISLMIAKIASIEVTVTENEASALILENNLIKNARPKYNIVFRDDKSYPYIRVSQHQFPLIEYTRHKPDKLASYFGPYPNSYAAKEALELLQRLFKLRTCADPVFANRSRPCMLYQIERCSAPCVGKISENEYSRLIKNAVTFLSGNYTELVNKMSSEMYLAAELLNFEEASGLRDKIAAIKQVQDRQIISSSSEAVNGDLVSFVEHGGVVFIYLIMLRNGIYIGDKHFEIKVIDEINTVEAFFEEYYALRQDTTTVYCDFSIDERFIKFMLEAKNIKIQEVKANKRINELFKMAQTNLQIIIENHGKDNQYGKGVARLSQLLGRDINRIECYDTSHHHGSSAVTSMVVYEGGLINNNLYRKFNLPATINGNDLLALSTVLNRRLVNKTLPTPEVILVDGGKTQLEETKNILEQLGFHDKIKAIAIYKGENRRPELDRVIINTNLELNYHDEPQLFKLLQTLRDEAHRFAITGHRKKQVNKMKHSRLEDIPGIGVQKRKALMAFFGSSQLVAAATVEDLCQVTGIGPELAVQIYSYFH; via the coding sequence ATGATATTGAATGTAACAGCAGACACGTCTTTTCTTAAGCAATTACCAAATGCGCCGGGGGTCTACCGTTTTTTTGCTAGCGATGGTACTTTGCTATATGTCGGTAAGGCAACGAGTCTTTTTAAGCGGGTGCGTTCTTATTTTAGGCGGGATAATAGCATTTCGCCACGAATAAGCTTAATGATTGCAAAAATTGCCAGTATTGAAGTTACGGTTACCGAGAATGAAGCCTCCGCATTGATCCTTGAGAATAATTTGATAAAAAATGCGCGACCAAAATATAACATAGTCTTTCGTGATGATAAGAGCTACCCTTATATTCGCGTTTCACAACATCAATTTCCGTTGATTGAATATACGCGGCATAAGCCGGATAAATTGGCTAGTTATTTTGGTCCGTATCCTAATTCTTATGCGGCTAAGGAAGCACTTGAACTGCTACAGCGATTGTTCAAACTAAGGACTTGTGCTGATCCGGTGTTTGCCAATCGTTCGCGTCCATGCATGCTTTACCAGATTGAGCGCTGCTCCGCGCCATGTGTTGGTAAAATTTCAGAAAATGAGTATTCACGGCTGATAAAAAATGCAGTAACATTTTTGTCTGGGAACTATACGGAACTTGTTAACAAAATGAGTTCGGAAATGTACTTGGCTGCTGAATTACTAAACTTTGAAGAGGCTTCTGGTTTACGCGATAAAATTGCTGCGATAAAGCAGGTTCAGGATCGGCAAATTATTAGTAGTAGCTCAGAAGCTGTTAACGGAGATTTGGTTTCATTTGTCGAACATGGTGGTGTAGTTTTTATTTATCTGATAATGCTTCGTAATGGAATTTATATTGGTGACAAGCATTTTGAAATAAAGGTGATTGACGAAATAAATACGGTTGAAGCATTTTTTGAGGAATACTATGCGTTAAGGCAGGATACAACAACCGTATATTGTGATTTTAGTATTGATGAGAGATTTATCAAATTTATGCTTGAAGCCAAAAATATAAAAATTCAGGAAGTGAAAGCCAATAAACGGATAAATGAATTATTTAAAATGGCGCAGACGAATTTGCAGATCATCATTGAAAACCATGGTAAAGATAATCAGTATGGAAAAGGTGTTGCTAGATTATCACAGTTACTTGGGCGAGATATTAATCGGATTGAGTGTTATGATACTAGTCATCACCATGGTAGTAGTGCAGTTACCTCTATGGTTGTTTATGAAGGTGGATTAATAAACAACAATTTATATCGTAAATTTAATCTGCCAGCAACTATTAATGGCAATGATCTTCTGGCTTTGTCCACTGTTTTAAATCGCCGTTTGGTAAATAAAACTCTTCCAACCCCTGAGGTGATTTTGGTTGACGGTGGTAAAACTCAGCTGGAGGAAACGAAAAACATACTTGAGCAACTAGGCTTTCATGATAAAATAAAAGCTATTGCCATTTATAAGGGTGAAAATCGGCGACCGGAGCTTGATAGAGTAATAATTAATACGAACCTAGAGCTAAATTACCACGATGAACCCCAATTATTTAAATTGCTGCAAACATTAAGGGATGAAGCCCATCGTTTTGCAATCACAGGTCATCGTAAAAAGCAGGTTAATAAAATGAAGCATTCACGGTTGGAGGATATACCTGGGATAGGTGTGCAAAAGCGAAAAGCATTGATGGCATTTTTTGGTAGTAGCCAATTGGTGGCTGCTGCTACAGTTGAGGATTTATGTCAGGTAACGGGTATTGGACCGGAACTGGCAGTGCAGATCTACTCATATTTCCATTAA
- the pgsA gene encoding CDP-diacylglycerol--glycerol-3-phosphate 3-phosphatidyltransferase, translated as MANKIPLPTILTWLRIALVPFFVGVYYFPDYLISMPLKNMLATVIFLFAAITDYFDGYLARRMNLETRFGAFLDPVADKALVAASLVVLVNLGRTFVFAAIIIIVREIAISALREWMAQIGEIKSTAVAYIGKIKTTFQMTAISLLLLDWHSNILGNLCMLVAVILTVVSMFYYLEQAKKHITEERNS; from the coding sequence ATGGCAAATAAAATTCCGTTACCTACCATTCTTACTTGGCTTAGGATTGCATTAGTGCCATTCTTTGTTGGGGTATATTACTTTCCAGATTATTTGATTAGTATGCCACTTAAAAATATGTTGGCGACGGTTATTTTCTTATTTGCTGCAATTACTGATTATTTTGATGGTTACCTTGCGCGCCGGATGAATTTGGAAACTAGGTTTGGAGCATTTCTTGATCCCGTTGCGGATAAAGCATTGGTTGCAGCGAGTCTAGTTGTGCTGGTGAATTTAGGGCGTACTTTTGTTTTTGCTGCGATCATCATAATCGTACGTGAAATTGCAATATCTGCTCTGCGTGAATGGATGGCGCAAATTGGTGAAATAAAGAGTACTGCTGTTGCGTATATAGGTAAAATTAAAACTACGTTTCAGATGACAGCGATCTCATTGCTTTTACTCGACTGGCATAGCAATATACTGGGTAATCTGTGTATGTTAGTGGCGGTTATTTTAACTGTAGTATCAATGTTTTACTATCTTGAACAGGCGAAGAAGCATATTACTGAAGAAAGAAATTCATAA
- the rpoD gene encoding RNA polymerase sigma factor RpoD, whose amino-acid sequence MSNKENLEVNNQSKAGATPRKKMMLDEFDGESLSGDELERGKSRKSRGPRKPGKEDGQDVSKLMRLVSVGIENLSPEEQKKLEEQKSKLHYLLGKGKERGYVTNAEINDHLPDHVTDPEVIEQIIMMIETIGIKVFEYEPSQEELLISGTSSATVNDDEFAVEEAEKILTSTTSSNEFGRTTDPVRMYMREIGTYDLLDKTDEAEIARKLESSIQLMISAIADCPKIVNYISTAYQDVLAGKIKLENFVDEIITAEEVVVTEAENLETATGGFEEDEEGLSGIELEKLRLATEEFFKEFDVLVAKQNKIIDKYTAESPEYQAILAELTEKLSQIRFTNRQIEVFCDILREAHKEIKRYESEIFHLACEVIKVPEDKFRKEFIGNEVNWVDTHIANKKYADLFESMKFDIKERQDKIKAVASDLKINVSVIKNLYKQLMRAEKEQKKARTDMVESNLRLVISIAKKYTNRGLHFLDLIQEGNIGLIKAIDKFQYRKGFKFSTYATWWIRQAITRAIADQGRTIRIPVHMIETINKMSKEHRKLLQEKSGEPLTKELAERMDISEEKVRKIYQVAYDSISMDAPIGDEDDASYGDFIEDKSTVIPSDHGVDYSLKRTVREVLDTLSPREAKVLCMRFGIDTVTDHTLEEVGRQFDVTRERIRQIEAKAIRKLRQPNRAEKLRSFLDSFSEVENFDEEGLGEEFDDYLDEE is encoded by the coding sequence ATGTCAAATAAAGAGAATCTTGAAGTCAATAACCAATCCAAAGCTGGAGCAACCCCCAGAAAAAAAATGATGTTGGATGAATTTGATGGTGAGAGTTTAAGCGGTGATGAGCTGGAGCGTGGGAAAAGTCGTAAAAGTCGTGGACCGCGTAAACCGGGTAAAGAAGACGGACAAGATGTAAGTAAATTAATGCGTCTGGTTAGCGTTGGGATAGAAAATCTTAGCCCAGAGGAACAAAAAAAGCTTGAAGAGCAGAAAAGTAAACTTCATTATCTACTTGGTAAGGGTAAAGAGCGTGGTTATGTAACCAATGCTGAAATAAATGATCATTTACCGGACCATGTGACCGATCCCGAAGTTATTGAACAGATCATAATGATGATTGAGACAATTGGGATCAAAGTCTTTGAATATGAACCAAGTCAGGAAGAGCTTTTAATTTCGGGAACTTCATCTGCGACGGTAAATGATGATGAGTTTGCAGTTGAAGAAGCAGAAAAAATTCTGACTAGTACCACCTCCTCAAATGAGTTTGGACGTACGACAGATCCGGTACGGATGTATATGCGTGAAATTGGTACCTATGACTTGCTTGATAAGACAGATGAAGCGGAAATTGCCCGTAAGCTTGAATCAAGTATTCAGTTAATGATTTCTGCAATTGCGGATTGTCCAAAGATTGTTAATTATATTTCTACAGCTTATCAGGACGTACTGGCTGGTAAGATTAAACTTGAAAATTTTGTTGATGAAATAATTACTGCTGAAGAAGTAGTTGTGACGGAGGCAGAAAATCTTGAAACCGCTACAGGTGGTTTTGAGGAAGATGAAGAGGGGCTTTCAGGGATTGAACTTGAAAAGCTGCGGCTTGCAACGGAAGAGTTTTTTAAAGAATTTGATGTTTTAGTTGCAAAACAAAACAAGATTATTGATAAGTATACTGCGGAATCTCCTGAATATCAGGCAATTCTTGCTGAGTTGACCGAAAAGCTTAGCCAAATCAGATTTACCAATCGCCAAATTGAGGTTTTTTGTGATATCTTGCGTGAAGCACATAAGGAAATTAAGCGATATGAGAGTGAAATTTTTCATCTGGCTTGTGAAGTAATTAAAGTTCCTGAAGACAAATTCCGTAAAGAGTTTATCGGTAATGAGGTTAATTGGGTTGATACTCATATTGCAAATAAAAAATATGCTGATTTATTTGAAAGCATGAAATTTGACATAAAAGAGCGTCAAGATAAAATCAAAGCCGTTGCCAGTGATTTGAAAATTAATGTTTCGGTCATTAAAAATCTTTACAAGCAATTAATGCGTGCTGAGAAAGAGCAAAAAAAAGCCAGAACGGATATGGTTGAGTCAAACCTGCGCCTAGTAATTTCAATTGCTAAAAAATATACTAACCGTGGGTTGCATTTCCTTGATCTGATTCAGGAAGGTAATATTGGTCTTATTAAAGCAATTGATAAATTCCAGTATCGAAAAGGATTTAAATTTTCCACTTATGCTACTTGGTGGATTCGCCAGGCGATCACGCGCGCAATTGCGGATCAGGGGCGCACAATCCGGATTCCGGTACACATGATTGAGACTATTAATAAGATGAGTAAGGAGCATCGTAAGTTATTGCAGGAGAAGTCAGGAGAGCCACTGACTAAGGAGCTTGCCGAGCGGATGGATATTAGTGAAGAGAAAGTCCGTAAAATCTATCAGGTAGCTTATGATTCAATTTCAATGGATGCACCAATTGGTGATGAGGATGATGCTAGTTATGGCGACTTTATTGAAGATAAATCGACCGTAATTCCATCAGATCACGGAGTTGATTATAGTTTAAAACGTACAGTGCGTGAAGTTCTTGATACTTTATCCCCGCGTGAGGCTAAAGTACTTTGTATGCGTTTTGGGATTGATACCGTTACAGATCATACTCTTGAGGAAGTTGGTCGTCAGTTTGATGTTACTCGTGAGCGGATTCGCCAGATTGAAGCTAAGGCAATCAGAAAATTGCGGCAGCCGAACCGTGCTGAGAAATTACGCAGTTTCCTAGATAGTTTCAGTGAAGTTGAAAACTTTGATGAAGAAGGTCTAGGTGAAGAGTTTGATGATTATTTAGATGAAGAATAA
- a CDS encoding DUF2237 family protein → MQLNVIGEPLEPCCLDPVTGWMRNGFCDMYEDDVGMHHVCVQVSAEFLEFSKENGNDLTTANEHFPGLKPGDKWCLCTARWMQAFNQDMAPKIFIKSTSIEVLNYIPLPILQQMACDV, encoded by the coding sequence ATGCAGCTAAATGTGATCGGTGAACCATTGGAGCCTTGTTGCCTTGACCCGGTAACCGGATGGATGCGCAATGGTTTTTGTGATATGTATGAAGATGATGTTGGTATGCATCATGTATGTGTGCAAGTGTCGGCTGAATTTCTTGAGTTTAGTAAAGAAAATGGTAATGATTTAACTACTGCCAATGAGCATTTTCCTGGGTTAAAGCCTGGGGATAAATGGTGTTTATGTACTGCGCGCTGGATGCAGGCATTCAATCAAGATATGGCACCAAAAATATTTATCAAATCAACCAGTATCGAAGTATTAAATTATATTCCTCTACCAATACTTCAACAAATGGCATGTGATGTTTAA
- a CDS encoding protein adenylyltransferase SelO, giving the protein MFKLKANFALLGEGFYSFVSPLPLDNSRLVHLNYPLIDKLGLNEVDNKEWDTILSAKHIFPDYQPLASVYAGHQFGVPVPRLGDGRAMLIFEHEDDEGSIWELQLKGAGLTPYSRMGDGRAVLRSTVREYVASIAMAALNIPTTLALGMCDSDTKVYREEVETGAVILRVSPSFIRFGHFEYFAKQKRLQELQQLIDFTISNYYPEIELDSPDYILKFLDAVVKKTAQMIASWQAVGFVHGVMNTDNMSILGLTIDYGPYAFMDKFIPSQIYNHSDSEGRYTYANQVYIGWWNLYRLAESLVLIYPDADQLEKCLETYADYYNTRYTELIGKKLGFEVFEPTDFVLGEKLLKLMQQYQMDWTYSWRQLSYGESGYHRLKKLYNFGDDFSNWYFEWQQALLNNKIDLDGALKLMQESNPAIVPRNHLLQEVITKAQSGSYEELAQLIEVLNDPYQEIEKYQDYYKLPQHGQSIFI; this is encoded by the coding sequence ATGTTTAAGTTAAAAGCAAACTTTGCTTTATTGGGTGAAGGATTTTATTCATTTGTTTCTCCACTGCCACTAGATAATAGTAGATTGGTTCATTTAAATTATCCACTTATTGATAAACTTGGACTTAATGAGGTGGATAATAAGGAATGGGATACAATTTTATCTGCCAAGCACATTTTCCCTGATTATCAGCCTTTAGCTAGTGTTTATGCTGGACATCAATTTGGTGTGCCGGTACCAAGATTAGGTGATGGTCGAGCGATGTTAATATTTGAACACGAGGATGATGAGGGTAGTATTTGGGAGCTTCAATTAAAAGGAGCGGGGTTAACACCTTATTCGCGAATGGGCGATGGTCGTGCTGTCTTGCGTTCGACAGTTCGTGAATATGTTGCTTCAATAGCAATGGCAGCTTTAAATATTCCAACTACCTTAGCGCTTGGGATGTGTGACTCAGATACGAAGGTTTATCGTGAGGAAGTTGAGACTGGCGCGGTTATTTTACGGGTTTCACCTAGCTTTATCCGTTTTGGTCATTTTGAATATTTTGCTAAACAAAAGAGACTTCAGGAGTTACAACAATTAATTGATTTTACAATTTCCAATTATTATCCAGAGATTGAGCTAGATTCTCCTGATTACATACTAAAATTTCTTGACGCGGTAGTGAAGAAAACTGCACAGATGATTGCTAGTTGGCAAGCAGTTGGTTTTGTTCATGGGGTAATGAATACAGATAATATGTCGATCTTAGGATTGACTATTGATTATGGACCCTATGCGTTTATGGATAAATTTATTCCTAGTCAGATATACAATCACTCCGATAGTGAGGGGCGTTATACCTATGCTAATCAGGTTTATATTGGCTGGTGGAATTTGTATCGTCTGGCTGAGTCGTTAGTCTTAATTTATCCGGATGCTGATCAACTTGAAAAATGCTTAGAAACATATGCAGACTATTATAATACCCGATATACGGAATTAATTGGTAAAAAGCTTGGCTTTGAGGTATTTGAACCGACTGATTTTGTTTTGGGTGAAAAATTACTTAAATTAATGCAGCAGTATCAGATGGATTGGACGTATAGTTGGCGTCAGCTTAGCTATGGTGAGTCTGGATATCATCGGTTAAAAAAGCTATATAATTTTGGCGACGATTTTTCTAACTGGTATTTTGAATGGCAACAGGCATTGCTAAATAATAAGATAGATTTAGATGGAGCGCTTAAACTGATGCAGGAAAGTAATCCAGCAATTGTGCCGAGAAATCATCTATTGCAGGAAGTAATAACTAAAGCGCAAAGTGGTAGTTATGAAGAGCTAGCACAGTTAATTGAGGTGTTAAATGATCCATATCAGGAAATTGAAAAATACCAAGACTATTATAAGCTGCCCCAGCATGGGCAGAGCATATTCATTTGA
- a CDS encoding bifunctional methionine sulfoxide reductase B/A protein gives MYKEAGLTPFERSILVDKSTEHPFTGEYTDNKVDGTYLCRMCGQALFRATNKFHSSCGWPSFDKEIVGAVKMLPDSDGRRTEIICNHCGGHLGHVFHGEGFTSLNTRHCVNSASLDFVADTEVTKTDEVIFAAGCFWGVEYYLQKLPGVLLTEVGYCGGHKDNPTYQEVCTKTTGHLEVVRVIYDSSKLDLDRLIKYFFEIHDPTQTDGQGPDIGNQYLSAIFYYNQRQKEIAEGIIKILQEKGYQIATALRPVEPFWIGEEYHRDYYNHKGSLPYCHGYTKRF, from the coding sequence ATGTACAAAGAAGCAGGACTAACACCCTTTGAACGTTCCATTTTGGTTGATAAGTCAACCGAGCATCCTTTTACTGGCGAATATACAGATAACAAAGTTGATGGCACGTATTTGTGCCGAATGTGTGGACAGGCTTTATTTCGTGCGACAAATAAATTCCATTCAAGCTGTGGCTGGCCAAGCTTTGATAAGGAAATCGTTGGTGCTGTTAAAATGCTTCCCGATAGTGATGGGCGGAGAACTGAAATTATTTGTAATCATTGCGGTGGACATTTAGGGCATGTTTTTCATGGAGAAGGGTTTACTTCCTTAAATACTAGACATTGTGTAAATTCAGCATCACTAGATTTTGTTGCGGATACTGAAGTAACAAAAACCGATGAAGTTATTTTTGCAGCTGGCTGTTTTTGGGGCGTAGAATACTATTTGCAAAAATTACCTGGAGTTTTACTGACTGAAGTTGGTTATTGTGGTGGACATAAAGATAATCCTACTTATCAAGAAGTATGTACTAAAACAACTGGACATCTTGAGGTAGTAAGAGTGATTTACGATAGTAGCAAACTTGATTTGGATCGCCTGATTAAGTATTTCTTTGAAATCCATGATCCAACCCAAACTGATGGACAGGGGCCAGATATTGGAAACCAATATTTAAGCGCAATTTTCTATTATAATCAACGGCAGAAAGAAATTGCAGAAGGTATAATTAAGATACTTCAGGAAAAAGGCTATCAGATTGCTACAGCGTTAAGACCTGTTGAACCTTTCTGGATCGGCGAAGAATATCACCGTGATTATTATAATCATAAAGGGTCTTTGCCTTACTGTCATGGTTATACTAAACGCTTTTAA